The Mercenaria mercenaria strain notata chromosome 8, MADL_Memer_1, whole genome shotgun sequence genome has a segment encoding these proteins:
- the LOC123566496 gene encoding acetylcholine receptor subunit beta-like 1, with protein MTAMWPFQCCCFCILLLLNAVYALECDPTKIKGEMTQQLKYECLVQTLFDPSKYSPLVRPVANISEPLNVDFSIQLSQIITLDEKNQVMKTNVWLQLYWVDYQLRWSDSQVYQEIGVVRIRPELVWRPDVVLFNNADGNYEVSYMSNCLVYQDGYINWIPPAIYKSSCKIDVQYFPFDEQLCDMKFGSWTFLDDQLNFSFYKGVSHFDVSDYLENGAWDIVEGDAEITKTSTGRTNEYKAMVIFRLRLRRKTLFYTVNLIIPCVLISFVTLSVFILPADAGEKITLCISILLALVVFLLLISKILPPSLTIPLISQYLLFTFIMNILAIVSTVIVINRNYRTPRTHQMPYWIRLVFLNFLPRVMFMKRPDHDQRWNDTSDDKEDTQPKRHVNRDPDLTRITTQNCVSQGQNIELSQGLGAGQIENLIETHHANCRLNATSQGDDDPTPTTETSFMNRSLIPVSREIYNAAESVKFIHRHLKKDDEYHTVIDDWRYVARVIDRLLLTIFFVVTVFGSLGIFMKAPHILQTVNQNEILSEMNAAWDAVKSS; from the exons GTGAAATGACTCAACAGTTGAAGTACGAATGTTTGGTGCAAACTCTGTTTGATCCCTCCAAGTACAGCCCTCTTGTACGACCCGTGGCAAATATCAGTGAGCCGTTGAATGTGGACTTTAGTATACAGCTGAGTCAAATAATTACTTTG GATGAGAAGAATCAGGTCATGAAAACCAATGTGTGGCTACAGCTG TACTGGGTTGACTATCAGCTAAGGTGGAGTGATAGCCAGGTGTACCAGGAAATTGGGGTCGTGAGAATAAGACCAGAGCTCGTATGGAGACCAGATGTCGTGCTCTTTAATAA TGCTGACGGTAACTACGAAGTTTCCTATATGTCAAATTGTCTCGTATACCAAGACGGTTATATAAATTGGATTCCACCAGCTATTTACAAGAGCTCTTGCAAGATCGACGTGCAGTACTTCCCCTTTGATGAACAATTATGTGATATGAAATTCGGATCTTGGACATTTCTT GATGACCAGCTGAATTTTTCCTTTTACAAAGGCGTTTCCCATTTTGACGTAAGTGATTACCTGGAGAATGGAGCTTGGGATATTGTTGAAGGTGATGCCGAAATTACAAAGACATCTACTGGAAGGACTAACGAATACAAAGCTATGGTGATATTCAGACTGAGATTAAGGCGGAAAACACTGTTTTATACAGTGAATCTTATTATTCCATGTGTGTTAATTTCGTTTGTGACattatctgtttttattttaccGGCTGATGCAGGAGAGAAGATAACTCTGTGTATATCCATTCTCCTAGCTTTAGTCGTGTTCTTGCTGCTTATTTCAAAAATTCTTCCACCATCATTAACAATTCCATTGATATCACAATATCTCCTATTCACGTTTATAATGAATATATTAGCGATCGTTAGCACAGTGATTGTTATAAACAGGAATTACAGGACGCCAAGAACTCACCAAATGCCTTATTGGATTAGGTTAGTGTTTTTGAATTTTCTTCCAAGAGTTATGTTTATGAAAAGACCAGATCATGACCAAAGGTGGAATGATACATCCGATGACAAGGAAGACACCCAGCCAAAAAGACATGTTAATCGGGACCCAGATTTAACTCGAATTACGACACAAAATTGTGTGTCACAAGGACAAAACATAGAACTTTCTCAAGGCTTGGGTGCGGGACAAATTGAGAACTTGATAGAAACTCACCATGCAAATTGTCGACTCAATGCTACTTCTCAGGGTGATGATGATCCGACACCTACCACCGAGACATCATTTATGAACAGGTCCTTGATACCAGTATCACGAGAAATCTACAATGCAGCAGAATCGGTTAAGTTCATCCACAGGCATCTGAAGAAAGACGACGAATACCATACT GTGATAGATGACTGGCGGTATGTAGCGAGGGTCATTGATCGTTTATTACTAACCATCTTCTTCGTTGTCACTGTTTTTGGAAGCCTTGGCATATTCATGAAAGCTCCTCACATCTTGCAGACTGTTAACCAGAATGAAATCCTTTCTGAAATGAACGCTGCATGGGATGCAGTGAAGTCATCATAA